One stretch of Archocentrus centrarchus isolate MPI-CPG fArcCen1 chromosome 5, fArcCen1, whole genome shotgun sequence DNA includes these proteins:
- the cyp24a1 gene encoding 1,25-dihydroxyvitamin D(3) 24-hydroxylase, mitochondrial — MRAQIQKVPQIVELLKKKSVGLQHFKPTSSVCVLEGKDAAEAAPCPHAAFRAHSLDEIPGPTNWPLVGSLFELLRKGGLTRQHEALVDYHKKFGKIFRMKLGSFESVHIGAPCLLEALYRKEGNYPQRLEIKPWKAYRDLRDEAYGLLILEGKDWQRVRSAFQQKLMKPTEVVKLDGKINEVLVDFVGRIGNINDNGKIEDLYFELNKWSFETICLVLYGKRFGLLKEKVDEEAMNFITAVKTMMSTFGMMMVTPVELHKSLNTKTWQDHTTAWDRIFSTAKVYIDKKLKRNATRDPDDLIGDILHHSSLSKKELYAAITELQIGGVETTANSMLWFIFNLSRNPSAQRKLLQEIRAVVPPNQDPSGKHIKNMPYLKACLKESMRLSPSVPFTSRTLDKDTVLGDYAIPKGTVLMINSHALGSNEEYFNDGKQFKPERWLRENNTINPFAYVPFGIGKRMCIGRRLAELQLQLAMCWLVRDYEIVATDNEPLDVIHSGLLVPNRELPVAFIRR, encoded by the exons ATGAGGGCGCAGATCCAAAAAGTTCCTCAAATCGTTGAGCTGCTGAAGAAGAAGTCTGTCGGGCTGCAGCACTTCAAGCCAACATCCTCAGTGTGCGTGCTGGAGGGGAAGGATGCTGCGGAGGCTGCGCCGTGTCCTCACGCTGCTTTCAGAGCGCACAGTTTGGACGAGATCCCGGGACCTACCAACTGGCCCCTGGTCGGCAGTCTGTTTGAGCTCCTGAGAAAAGGCGGTTTGACGAGACAACATGAGGCGCTG GTTGATTATCATAAGAAATTCGGCAAGATCTTCCGTATGAAACTGGGGTCTTTTGAGTCTGTGCACATTGGCGCACCTTGCTTGCTGGAGGCGCTCTATAGGAAGGAGGGAAATTACCCTCAGAGACTGGAAATCAAACCTTGGAAAGCGTACAGAGACCTGAGGGACGAGGCGTACGGACTCCTAATTCT GGAAGGAAAGGACTGGCAGAGAGTGAGGAGCGCGTTTCAACAGAAACTCATGAAACCGACAGAAGTGGTGAAACTCGACGGCAAAATAAACGAG GTGTTAGTGGACTTCGTTGGCAGAATTGGAAACATAAACGACAATGGGAAGATCGAAGACTTGTACTTCGAACTGAATAAATGGTCGTTTGAGA CCATTTGTCTTGTCCTTTATGGGAAGAGATTTGGTCTTCTGAAGGAGAAGGTGGACGAGGAAGCCATGAACTtcatcacagctgtgaaaaca ATGATGAGCACCTTTGGCATGATGATGGTTACACCAGTGGAGCTCCACAAGAGCCTCAACACCAAAACATGGCAGGACCACACCACAGCATGGGACCGCATTTTCAGCACAG CCAAAGTCTACATCGACAAGAAGCTGAAGAGGAATGCTACCAGAGATCCTGATGATTTGATCGGTGACATCTTACACCACAGCAGCCTTTCAAAGAAGGAGCTGTACGCAGCCATCACCGAGCTGCAGATCGGAGGAGTCGAGACA ACCGCCAATAGCATGCTGTGGTTTATTTTCAACCTGTCCCGTAACCCCAGTGCCCAGAGGAAGCTGCTGCAGGAGATCAGAGCGGTGGTGCCTCCTAACCAGGATCCTAGTGGCAAGCACATCAAGAACATGCCCTACCTCAAGGCCTGCCTCAAAGAGTCTATGAG GTTATCACCATCAGTTCCATTCACCAGCAGAACCCTGGACAAAGACACTGTGTTGGGGGATTATGCTATTCCCAAAGGA ACAGTGTTGATGATTAACAGCCATGCACTGGGCTCCAATGAGGAGTACTTCAATGATGGCAAGCAGTTCAAACCTGAGCGCTGGCTGCGGGAGAACAACACCATCAACCCCTTTGCCTATGTTCCCTTTGGCATCGGGAAGAGGATGTGCATTGGCAGACGGctggcagagctgcagctgcagctggccATGTGCTGG CTGGTCAGAGACTATGAGATTGTGGCAACAGACAATGAGCCGCTCGACGTGATCCATTCGGGCCTTTTGGTTCCCAATAGAGAACTGCCGGTCGCCTTCATCAGGAGATGa